A DNA window from Pyrus communis chromosome 3, drPyrComm1.1, whole genome shotgun sequence contains the following coding sequences:
- the LOC137730253 gene encoding histidine--tRNA ligase, cytoplasmic-like: MAKLPVITVGGKGSSLSSSSVYAIAEGLAKPRIDSSVLNRFASSSSPLNAHNLFSFLPSLPTVVESRASLVVLLSKLLSLAGSPNIRSDLPVRIARTLSSPGLELGSLDLTEEEALALEELKLSSAVCAICALLDHQSATLSTFSDAVAAISCEALKADITAFNSMDSGDGYASKEVIAVASDLKVLLNGSKLVGKLQIGAVLGIPQIHAKLREQVKSVHSTTRTVLNSGGEVGSPWTVGTALLSVALALYHLGDRSLSRVKMIVDDVGSEDLRSSLVALFEKKCPSSESLRSGYNLVSQLSSEAEGNYDKFACEVNVLMGIVWKIVTWEALMAFVALEGAELNKSEGSEVNGGGNVKVDKKSEKKKKKVVLGKGTGVLVQLIKDRLQGKGGNAVDSLGLLVNWADEFLLFFDLKNPEFDCFFSKVKEIVESNESRRLPKIAKGTRDFSKEQMAVREKAFSIIVGVFQRHGATALDTPVFELRETLMGKYGEDSKLIYDLADQGGELLSLRYDLTVPFARYVAMNGITSYKRYQIAKVYRRDNPSKGRYREFYQCDFDIAGQFEKMGPDFEVIKILTELLDELNIGDYEIKLNHRKLLDGMLEICGVPPEKFRTICSSIDKLDKQSFEQIKNEMVEEKGLSVETADKIGAFVKECGHPLELLSKLKQEGSKFLENSSSVDALNDLGILFNALEKSKCIGKVAFDLSLARGLDYYTGVIFEAVFKGGAQVGSIAAGGRYDNLIGMFGTKPVPAVGVSLGIERVFNIMEQLNKDQNQRTRATKTEVLVSILGDDLGRAAELSSELWGEKVKAEFLVNKRVTKHFDRAKESRIPWMIIEGERERNDKTLRLKDMEAAEEITISRDRIVEEVQKRLGSS; the protein is encoded by the exons ATGGCGAAGCTGCCAGTGATAACAGTGGGAGGTAAGGGCTCGTCTCTGTCGTCCTCATCCGTCTACGCCATAGCCGAAGGCCTCGCTAAGCCTCGCATCGACTCGTCGGTGCTCAATCGGTTCGCCTCCTCCTCGTCGCCTCTCAACGCCCACAACCTCTTCTCTTTCCTCCCCTCCCTCCCAACCGTTGTAGAATCCAGAGCCTCCCTCGTCGTCCTTCTCAGCAAGCTCCTCTCTCTCGCCGGTTCCCCCAACATCCGTAGTGATCTTCCTGTTCGAATCGCCAGAACCCTCAGTTCCCCAGGCTTGGAGCTCGGATCGCTCGATTTGACCGAAGAGGAGGCTCTTGCGTTGGAGGAACTCAAGTTATCCTCTGCTGTGTGCGCGATATGTGCGCTTCTGGACCACCAGTCCGCCACTTTGTCTACTTTTTCCGATGCAGTGGCGGCGATTTCTTGCGAGGCTTTGAAGGCCGACATAACGGCATTTAATTCGATGGATTCAGGGGATGGGTATGCCTCGAAGGAGGTGATTGCGGTGGCCAGTGATTTGAAGGTGTTACTCAATGGGTCTAAGTTAGTGGGTAAGCTTCAAATTGGAGCGGTGTTGGGAATCCCCCAAATTCACGCGAAATTGAGAGAGCAAGTGAAATCTGTGCACTCCACGACTCGAACGGTGCTGAATTCTGGCGGGGAGGTAGGTAGTCCCTGGACAGTGGGGACTGCTTTGTTGTCAGTGGCTTTGGCGCTTTATCACTTGGGTGACCGTAGTTTGTCCCGTGTGAAGATGATTGTGGATGATGTGGGGAGTGAGGATTTAAGGTCAAGTTTGGTCGCATTGTTTGAGAAGAAATGCCCAAGTAGCGAAAGCTTGAGAAGTGGGTACAACTTGGTTTCCCAATTGAGTTCTGAGGCGGAAGGGAATTATGATAAGTTTGCTTGCGAAGTGAATGTGTTGATGGGAATTGTGTGGAAGATTGTGACTTGGGAGGCATTAATGGCATTTGTGGCGCTTGAGGGAGCTGAGTTGAACAAGAGTGAAGGTAGTGAAGTGAATGGAGGAGGGAATGTGAAAGTGGACAAGAAgagtgagaagaagaagaagaaggtggttTTGGGTAAAGGGACTGGTGTTTTAGTACAGTTGATTAAAGATAGGTTGCAGGGCAAGGGAGGAAATGCTGTTGATAGTTTGGGGTTGTTGGTAAATTGGGCGGACgagtttttattgttttttgacCTCAAGAACCCggaatttgattgtttttttagCAAAGTGAAGGAGATAGTGGAAAGCAATGAGAGTAGAAGACTCCCAAAGATTGCAAAG GGTACTCGTGACTTCTCAAAAGAACAAATGGCAGTAAGAGAGAAGGCATTCTCAATAATTGTAGGGGTCTTTCAGAGGCACGGTGCCACAGCCCTTGACACTCCAGTTTTTGAATTGAGAGAAACTCTGATGGGGAAATATGGGGAAGATTCGAAATTGATTTATGATCTTGCTGACCAG GGAGGAGAGCTTTTATCACTACGATATGATCTAACCGTTCCATTTGCTAGATATGTAGCTATGAATGGTATCACATCTTACAAAAGATACCAAATAGCAAAGGTCTACAGAAGAGACAATCCGTCCAAAGGACGATATCGTGAATTTTACCAGTGCGACTTTGATATTGCTGGCCAATTTGAAAAAATGGGTCCAGATTTCGAAGTTATTAAGATTTTGACAGAACTTCTTGATGAGCTGAACATTGGAGATTATGAG ATTAAATTGAATCACCGAAAGTTGCTGGAtggaatgttggaaatctgTGGAGTGCCTCCTGAAAAATTCAGAACTATTTGTTCAAGTATTGACAAGTTAGACAAGCAGTCTTTTGAGCAGATAAAAAACGAAATG gtGGAAGAGAAGGGCTTAAGTGTTGAGACAGCAGACAAAATTGGTGCTTTTGTAAAAGAGTGTGGACATCCTTTGGAACTTTTAAGTAAGCTTAAACAGGAGGGCAGCAAGTTCTTAGAAAACAGTTCATCGGTAGATGCATTGAATGACCTGGGGATATTATTCAATGCTTTGGAAAAATCAAAGTGCATAGGAAAAGTGGCTTTTGACTTAAGTCTTGCAAGGGGTCTCGATTATTATACTGGAGTAATATTTGAAGCTGTTTTTAAGGGGGGTGCCCAG GTTGGTTCAATTGCTGCTGGTGGACGCTATGACAACCTTATAGGGATGTTTGGTACAAAGCCAGTTCCAGCTGTTGGTGTCAGCCTTGGAATTGAACGAGTATTTAATATAATGGAGCAGCTTAACAAAGACCAAAATCAG AGAACACGAGCAACGAAGACTGAAGTCCTAGTGAGTATATTGGGGGATGATTTAGGACGAGCAGCAGAGCTATCAAGCGAGTTGTGGGGTGAAAAAGTGAAAGCAGAATTCTTGGTGAATAAAAGAGTGACGAAACACTTTGATCGAGCAAAGGAGTCTAGGATCCCTTGGATGATAATTGAGGGTGAACGGGAGCGGAATGATAAGACTCTGAGATTGAAAGACATGGAGGCTGCCGAGGAAATCACAATTTCTAGGGATAGAATTGTGGAAGAAGTTCAAAAACGGCTGGGTTCATCATAA
- the LOC137730252 gene encoding bifunctional aspartokinase/homoserine dehydrogenase 1, chloroplastic-like isoform X1, giving the protein MWPRHVITWFKGWSPGINHHLSRSRQRTKNPPKIPLRFFVEAAAMASLSSAISSTPGHTLSPNAMAHDAKPRKLCYSHCPTFLLPPHRSPICRRGFVSGLERKRTLKTRIFASVTVDTPVHASPEKVQFPKGDSWSVHKFGGTCVGSSERIKNVAKIILSDDSERKFVVVSAMSKVTDMMYDLIYKAQSRDEAYISALDVVLEKHKCTALDLLDGDDLSSFLAQLYHDISNLKAMLRAIYIAGHATESFTEFVVGHGELWSAQMLSCVIRKNGVDCNWMDTREVLIVKPTSSNQVDPDFKASEDRLEKWYSKNPSKTIIATGFIASTPQNIPTTLKRDGSDFSAAIMGALFKARQVTIWTDVDGVYSADPRKVSEAVILKTLSYQEAWEMSYFGANVLHPRTIIPVMRYDIPIIIRNIFNLAAPGTKICRSTEDETAQGLESFVKGFATIDNLALVNVEGTGMAGVPGTASAIFSAVKDVGANVIMISQASSEHSVCFAVPEKEVNAVSELLQSRFREALNAGRLSQVQVIPNCSILATVGQKMASTPGVSATLFNALAKANINVRAIAQGCSEYNITVVVKREDCIRALRAVHSRFYHSRTTIAMGIIGPGLIGATLLDQLRDQTTTLKEEFNIDLRVMGITGSRTMLLSEAGVDLSRWRELQKEKGVVADMEKFVQHVHGNHFIPNTVLVDCTADSSIASHYYDWLRKGIHVVTPNKKANSGPLDQYLKLRALQRQSYTHYFYEATVGAGLPIINTLQGLLETGDKILRIEGIFSGTLSYIFNNFTGGRTFSEVVAEAKQAGYTEPDPRDDLSGTDVCRKVIILARESGLKLELSDIPVESLVPEPLKDSASAEEFMQKLPQFDQEMSKKRQIAEDAGGVLRYVGVVDMVNQKGEVKLQKYKNDHPFAQLSGADNIIAFTTTRYKDQPLIVRGPGAGAEVTAGGVFSDLLRLASYLGAPS; this is encoded by the exons ATGTGGCCACGTCATGTCATCACGTGGTTTAAAGGTTGGTCTCCTGGCATTAACCATCATTTATCGCGAAGCCGCCAACGCACCAAAAACCCACCCAAAATCCCTCTTCGTTTTTTCGTGgaggcagcagccatggcgtCCCTCTCCTCGGCGATCTCCAGTACTCCCGGCCACACGCTCTCCCCCAACGCAATGGCTCACGATGCCAAGCCCAGGAAGCTCTGCTACTCTCATTGCCCTACATTTCTTCTCCCTCCTCACCGCTCTCCCATTTGCAG AAGGGGTTTTGTTTCGGGGCTGGAAAGGAAAAGGACACTGAAAACCCGTATCTTTGCATCAGTCACTG TAGATACTCCAGTACATGCATCCCCTGAAAAAGTTCAGTTTCCAAAAGGTGACAGCTGGTCTGTTCATAAATTTGGCGGTACTTGTGTGGGGAGTTCAGAAAGAATTAAGAATGTTGCAAAAATAATTCTTAGTGATGATTCAGAGAGGAAGTTTGTAGTTGTCTCTGCAATGTCCAAGGTAACAGATATGATGTATGATCTTATCTACAAGGCTCAGTCACGAGATGAGGCCTACATATCTGCATTAGATGTGGTTTTAGAAAAGCACAAATGTACAGCTCTTGATCTACTTGATGGGGATGATCTTAGTAGTTTCTTAGCACAATTGTATCATGACATTAGTAACCTGAAAGCGATGCTTCGTGCTATATACATTG CTGGTCATGCGACAGAATCATTCACAGAATTTGTTGTAGGACATGGAGAGTTATGGTCTGCGCAGATGCTGTCATGTGTTATTAGAAAG AATGGGGTAGATTGCAATTGGATGGATACAAGGGAAGTCCTTATTGTGAAACCTACAAGTTCTAATCAAGTTGATCCTGATTTCAAGGCATCTGAAGATAGACTTGAGAAATGGTATTCCAAAaatccatcaaaaacaatcatAGCTACTGGCTTTATTGCTAGCACACCTCAAAATATTCCTACTACTTTGAAGAGAGATGGAAGTGACTTCTCTGCAGCTATCATGGGTGCTCTATTCAAGGCTCGTCAAGTCACAATTTGGACAGATGTTGATGGAGTCTATAGTGCAGATCCCAGAAAAG TCAGTGAGGCAGTGATTCTGAAGACTTTGTCTTATCAAGAAGCCTGGGAAATG TCTTATTTTGGGGCAAATGTTCTGCATCCACGCACTATCATCCCAGTGATGCGATATGACATTCCAATTATAATAAGGAACATTTTCAACCTTGCTGCACCTGGAACAAAAATTTGTCGCTCTACTGAGGATGAAACTGCCCAGGGTTTGGAGTCGTTTGTCAAAGGGTTTGCCACAATAGACAACTTGGCTCTTGTCAATGTGGAAGG AACTGGAATGGCTGGTGTTCCTGGTACAGCCAGTGCTATCTTTAGTGCTGTAAAAGATGTTGGGGCTAATGTTATTATGATATCTCAG GCTAGTAGTGAGCACTCTGTGTGCTTTGCTGTCCCTGAGAAGGAAGTGAATGCTGTTTCTGAGTTACTGCAGTCTAGATTTCGTGAGGCTTTGAATGCTGGGCGTCTTTCTCAG GTTCAAGTCATTCCAAACTGTAGTATTTTGGCAACAGTTGGCCAAAAGATGGCCAGTACTCCTGGAGTTAGTGCAACTCTTTTCAATGCACTGGCAAAG GCAAACATTAATGTGCGTGCCATTGCTCAAGGTTGTTCTGAGTACAATATTACTGTAGTTGTAAAGCGGGAGGATTGTATTAGGGCTCTGAGAGCTGTCCATTCAAGATTCTATCATTCAAGGACCACAATAGCAATGGGCATCATCGGACCTGGTCTGATTGGTGCCACATTACTAGATCAATTAAGGGATCAG ACAACTACCCTCAAGGAAGAGTTTAACATTGATTTGCGTGTTATGGGAATCACTGGCTCACGGACAATGCTTTTGAGTGAGGC GGGTGTTGACTTATCTAGATGGAGAGAACTCCAAAAAGAGAAAGGAGTAGTAGCAGATATGGAAAAGTTTGTGCAGCATGTACATGGGAATCATTTTATTCCGAATACTGTTTTGGTTGACTGCACAGCTGACTCTAGTATTGCAAGCCATTACTATGACTGGTTGCGGAAAGGAATTCATGTAGTCACTCCCAACAAAAAGGCAAACTCAGGGCCACTTGATCAA TATTTGAAATTACGAGCTCTTCAACGGCAATCATATACACATTACTTCTATGAAGCTACTGTTGGAGCTGGTCTGCCAATTATTAATACATTACAAGGTCTCCTGGAAACTGGAGACAAAATATTGCGCATTGAAGGCATCTTCAG TGGTACTTTGAGTTATATCTTCAACAATTTCACTGGAGGACGCACTTTTAGTGAGGTGGTGGCTGAAGCAAAGCAGGCAGGTTATACTGAGCCGGATCCAAGGGATGATCTTTCTGGAACAGATGTTTGTAGAAAG GTCATAATTCTTGCAAGGGAATCTGGTCTTAAGCTGGAACTCTCTGACATCCCTGTTGAAAGCCTTGTGCCGGAACCCTTGAAG GATAGTGCGTCAGCCGAGGAATTCATGCAAAAACTTCCTCAATTCGATCAAGAGATGAGTAAGAAAAGACAGATTGCTGAGGATGCAGGAGGA GTCTTGAGATACGTTGGAGTGGTTGACATGGTCAATCAGAAAGGGGAAGTGAAGCTGCAGAAGTACAAGAATGATCATCCTTTCGCTCAACTATCCGGGGCAGATAATATAATTGCGTTCACAACAACTAGATACAAAGATCAGCCCCTAATAGTTCGTGGGCCTGGTGCTGGTGCTGAAGTCACTGCTGGCGGTGTCTTCAGTGACCTGTTGCGGCTTGCTTCATACCTTGGTGCCCCGTCATAG
- the LOC137730252 gene encoding bifunctional aspartokinase/homoserine dehydrogenase 1, chloroplastic-like isoform X2 — translation MWPRHVITWFKGWSPGINHHLSRSRQRTKNPPKIPLRFFVEAAAMASLSSAISSTPGHTLSPNAMAHDAKPRKLCYSHCPTFLLPPHRSPICRRGFVSGLERKRTLKTRIFASVTDTPVHASPEKVQFPKGDSWSVHKFGGTCVGSSERIKNVAKIILSDDSERKFVVVSAMSKVTDMMYDLIYKAQSRDEAYISALDVVLEKHKCTALDLLDGDDLSSFLAQLYHDISNLKAMLRAIYIAGHATESFTEFVVGHGELWSAQMLSCVIRKNGVDCNWMDTREVLIVKPTSSNQVDPDFKASEDRLEKWYSKNPSKTIIATGFIASTPQNIPTTLKRDGSDFSAAIMGALFKARQVTIWTDVDGVYSADPRKVSEAVILKTLSYQEAWEMSYFGANVLHPRTIIPVMRYDIPIIIRNIFNLAAPGTKICRSTEDETAQGLESFVKGFATIDNLALVNVEGTGMAGVPGTASAIFSAVKDVGANVIMISQASSEHSVCFAVPEKEVNAVSELLQSRFREALNAGRLSQVQVIPNCSILATVGQKMASTPGVSATLFNALAKANINVRAIAQGCSEYNITVVVKREDCIRALRAVHSRFYHSRTTIAMGIIGPGLIGATLLDQLRDQTTTLKEEFNIDLRVMGITGSRTMLLSEAGVDLSRWRELQKEKGVVADMEKFVQHVHGNHFIPNTVLVDCTADSSIASHYYDWLRKGIHVVTPNKKANSGPLDQYLKLRALQRQSYTHYFYEATVGAGLPIINTLQGLLETGDKILRIEGIFSGTLSYIFNNFTGGRTFSEVVAEAKQAGYTEPDPRDDLSGTDVCRKVIILARESGLKLELSDIPVESLVPEPLKDSASAEEFMQKLPQFDQEMSKKRQIAEDAGGVLRYVGVVDMVNQKGEVKLQKYKNDHPFAQLSGADNIIAFTTTRYKDQPLIVRGPGAGAEVTAGGVFSDLLRLASYLGAPS, via the exons ATGTGGCCACGTCATGTCATCACGTGGTTTAAAGGTTGGTCTCCTGGCATTAACCATCATTTATCGCGAAGCCGCCAACGCACCAAAAACCCACCCAAAATCCCTCTTCGTTTTTTCGTGgaggcagcagccatggcgtCCCTCTCCTCGGCGATCTCCAGTACTCCCGGCCACACGCTCTCCCCCAACGCAATGGCTCACGATGCCAAGCCCAGGAAGCTCTGCTACTCTCATTGCCCTACATTTCTTCTCCCTCCTCACCGCTCTCCCATTTGCAG AAGGGGTTTTGTTTCGGGGCTGGAAAGGAAAAGGACACTGAAAACCCGTATCTTTGCATCAGTCACTG ATACTCCAGTACATGCATCCCCTGAAAAAGTTCAGTTTCCAAAAGGTGACAGCTGGTCTGTTCATAAATTTGGCGGTACTTGTGTGGGGAGTTCAGAAAGAATTAAGAATGTTGCAAAAATAATTCTTAGTGATGATTCAGAGAGGAAGTTTGTAGTTGTCTCTGCAATGTCCAAGGTAACAGATATGATGTATGATCTTATCTACAAGGCTCAGTCACGAGATGAGGCCTACATATCTGCATTAGATGTGGTTTTAGAAAAGCACAAATGTACAGCTCTTGATCTACTTGATGGGGATGATCTTAGTAGTTTCTTAGCACAATTGTATCATGACATTAGTAACCTGAAAGCGATGCTTCGTGCTATATACATTG CTGGTCATGCGACAGAATCATTCACAGAATTTGTTGTAGGACATGGAGAGTTATGGTCTGCGCAGATGCTGTCATGTGTTATTAGAAAG AATGGGGTAGATTGCAATTGGATGGATACAAGGGAAGTCCTTATTGTGAAACCTACAAGTTCTAATCAAGTTGATCCTGATTTCAAGGCATCTGAAGATAGACTTGAGAAATGGTATTCCAAAaatccatcaaaaacaatcatAGCTACTGGCTTTATTGCTAGCACACCTCAAAATATTCCTACTACTTTGAAGAGAGATGGAAGTGACTTCTCTGCAGCTATCATGGGTGCTCTATTCAAGGCTCGTCAAGTCACAATTTGGACAGATGTTGATGGAGTCTATAGTGCAGATCCCAGAAAAG TCAGTGAGGCAGTGATTCTGAAGACTTTGTCTTATCAAGAAGCCTGGGAAATG TCTTATTTTGGGGCAAATGTTCTGCATCCACGCACTATCATCCCAGTGATGCGATATGACATTCCAATTATAATAAGGAACATTTTCAACCTTGCTGCACCTGGAACAAAAATTTGTCGCTCTACTGAGGATGAAACTGCCCAGGGTTTGGAGTCGTTTGTCAAAGGGTTTGCCACAATAGACAACTTGGCTCTTGTCAATGTGGAAGG AACTGGAATGGCTGGTGTTCCTGGTACAGCCAGTGCTATCTTTAGTGCTGTAAAAGATGTTGGGGCTAATGTTATTATGATATCTCAG GCTAGTAGTGAGCACTCTGTGTGCTTTGCTGTCCCTGAGAAGGAAGTGAATGCTGTTTCTGAGTTACTGCAGTCTAGATTTCGTGAGGCTTTGAATGCTGGGCGTCTTTCTCAG GTTCAAGTCATTCCAAACTGTAGTATTTTGGCAACAGTTGGCCAAAAGATGGCCAGTACTCCTGGAGTTAGTGCAACTCTTTTCAATGCACTGGCAAAG GCAAACATTAATGTGCGTGCCATTGCTCAAGGTTGTTCTGAGTACAATATTACTGTAGTTGTAAAGCGGGAGGATTGTATTAGGGCTCTGAGAGCTGTCCATTCAAGATTCTATCATTCAAGGACCACAATAGCAATGGGCATCATCGGACCTGGTCTGATTGGTGCCACATTACTAGATCAATTAAGGGATCAG ACAACTACCCTCAAGGAAGAGTTTAACATTGATTTGCGTGTTATGGGAATCACTGGCTCACGGACAATGCTTTTGAGTGAGGC GGGTGTTGACTTATCTAGATGGAGAGAACTCCAAAAAGAGAAAGGAGTAGTAGCAGATATGGAAAAGTTTGTGCAGCATGTACATGGGAATCATTTTATTCCGAATACTGTTTTGGTTGACTGCACAGCTGACTCTAGTATTGCAAGCCATTACTATGACTGGTTGCGGAAAGGAATTCATGTAGTCACTCCCAACAAAAAGGCAAACTCAGGGCCACTTGATCAA TATTTGAAATTACGAGCTCTTCAACGGCAATCATATACACATTACTTCTATGAAGCTACTGTTGGAGCTGGTCTGCCAATTATTAATACATTACAAGGTCTCCTGGAAACTGGAGACAAAATATTGCGCATTGAAGGCATCTTCAG TGGTACTTTGAGTTATATCTTCAACAATTTCACTGGAGGACGCACTTTTAGTGAGGTGGTGGCTGAAGCAAAGCAGGCAGGTTATACTGAGCCGGATCCAAGGGATGATCTTTCTGGAACAGATGTTTGTAGAAAG GTCATAATTCTTGCAAGGGAATCTGGTCTTAAGCTGGAACTCTCTGACATCCCTGTTGAAAGCCTTGTGCCGGAACCCTTGAAG GATAGTGCGTCAGCCGAGGAATTCATGCAAAAACTTCCTCAATTCGATCAAGAGATGAGTAAGAAAAGACAGATTGCTGAGGATGCAGGAGGA GTCTTGAGATACGTTGGAGTGGTTGACATGGTCAATCAGAAAGGGGAAGTGAAGCTGCAGAAGTACAAGAATGATCATCCTTTCGCTCAACTATCCGGGGCAGATAATATAATTGCGTTCACAACAACTAGATACAAAGATCAGCCCCTAATAGTTCGTGGGCCTGGTGCTGGTGCTGAAGTCACTGCTGGCGGTGTCTTCAGTGACCTGTTGCGGCTTGCTTCATACCTTGGTGCCCCGTCATAG
- the LOC137729996 gene encoding uncharacterized protein, whose protein sequence is MRTLLTLRPPPAPPSSSCLLLPCLSALSPPPFSSHLFSFRPNKRFHFLTPCSSLKQSKKKSLQNTPNAPPQSQRWFFNIPKSDDAGDIEKTGEDEDGGFDGDNALKGTVLAGVFLVGIVGGLAGVGYVYKDQINAFLNQFSTLIEGYGPAGYALFVAVYAGLEIIAIPAIPLTMSAGLLFGTVTGTILVSISGTVAASIAFLIARYFARERILKMVEGNKTFLAIDKAIGENGFRVVTLLRLSPLLPFSLGNYLYGLTSVKFVPYVLGSWLGMLPGTWAYVSAGAFGRAIIQEESEVGLPGGNGQLLTLGVGLLATALAAVYVTRLAKDAVKDID, encoded by the exons ATGCGCACCCTCCTCACTCTTAGGCCACCACCAGCACCACCATCTTCGTCGTGTCTTCTCCTCCCATGCCTCTCCGCGCTCTCTCCTCCTCCCTTCTCCTCCCACCTCTTCAGCTTTCGACCCAACAAACGCTTCCACTTCCTCACCCCGTGCTCCTCTCTCAAGCAGTCCAAGAAGAAGTCCCTCCAGAACACCCCTAATGCTCCTCCGCAGAGCCAGCGCTGGTTCTTCAACATCCCCAAGAGCGACGACGCCGGCGATATTGAAAAGACAGGCGAGGATGAAGACGGTGGTTTCGACGGCGACAATGCGCTTAAAGGCACCGTTTTGGCCGGTGTTTTCCTGGTCGGCATTGTAGGTGGGCTCGCTGGTGTTGGGTACGTCTACAAGGACCAGATCAACGCCTTCTTGAATCAGTTTTCCACTCTCATTGAAG GTTATGGTCCAGCTGGATATGCTTTGTTTGTAGCAGTTTATGCCGGACTGGAA ATCATTGCGATTCCAGCAATTCCATTGACCATGTCAGCTGGTCTTCTCTTTGGCACAGTGACTGGCACTATTCTCGTCTCCATAAGTGGCACG GTGGCTGCTAGCATTGCCTTTTTGATTGCTAGATATTTTGCTCGTGAGCGTATTCTGAAAATGGTTGAGGGAAACAAAACGTTTCTTGCCATTGATAAGGCTATTGGAGAAAATGGATTTAGAGTTGTCACTCTCCTTCGCTTGAGccctttgcttcctttttcgttgGGGAACTATTTGTATGGATTGACATCTGTAAAGTTTGTACCATACGTGTTGGGAAG TTGGTTGGGGATGCTTCCAGGAACATGGGCTTATGTGAGTGCTGGTGCATTTGGGCGAGCTATAATT CAAGAAGAATCTGAGGTTGGTTTGCCAGGAGGAAATGGTCAGCTCTTGACACTAGGAGTTGGACTGTTAGCCACAGCATTGGCTGCTGTTTATGTAACACGACTGGCAAAG GATGCTGTAAAAGATATCGATTAG